The segment CCAGTGTGCTCATGGGGGTGGCGGGGGCCTCCGCGGCCATTTCGGCGATCTTCGGGAGCCCGCTGATCGCGGCGGTGCTGCTGATCGAGGTGGTGGGGGTGGGCGGGCCCCAGCTGGTCGCCGTCATGCTGCCCGCGCTGCTGTCCAGCGGGCTGGGGGCGCTGGTGTTCACCGGCTTCGGGCGGTGGACCGGGCTGAAGACCGGCGGGCTGACCGTCAAGATCCCCGAGGCGGCGCCCCGGCTGGACGTGGCGGACGTGGGCTGGGGGCTGCTGCTGGCGGTGGCCGTGGCGGTGGTGCTGCGGCTGACGGTGGGTGCGGGGCAGGGCGTCGCCGCCTTCGTGACCCGGCAGACCGTCGCCCGCACGGCGCTGTGCGCGCTCGGCGCCGGGGTATGCGCGGCGGTGTACGCCCTGGTCACCGACCGGTCCCCGGCGGAGGTCGCCTCGTCCGGGCAGGCCACGATGGCCTCGCTGGTCGGGAACCCGCACGCCTGGGGGGTGGGCGTGCTGGTGGCGGTGCTGCTGTGCAAGACGGCCGCGTACGCGCTGTGCCTCGGCAGCCTGCGCGGCGGCCCGATCTTCCCGGCCCTGTTCCTGGGGGCCGCGGCCGGGGTGCTCGCGGCGCCGCTGCCGGGCCTGGGCGTGGTGCCGGCCGTCGCGGCGGGGCTGGCCGCGGCCGGTGTCAGCGTGCTGGGGCTGCCGGTCAGCAGTGCGGTGATGGCGCTGCTGCTGACCGGCAGCCCGTCGATGACGCCGGTGGTCATCCTGGCGACGGTCGCCGCCCTGATCACCGCCGAGCTCCTGCCGGTGGGACGCAAGCGCCGCGAACCGGCGCACCCCGCCGGTCAGCGGGCCTGAGCCCGGCCGGAGGACTGCGGGGGCATATGGGTCTCGCAGTCGGATCACGCGTCCAGCGGGTTCGCCGCGATGCGCTTCGCCGCGCCGCCCGCCACGTACGCGGCCGCCGCGCAGGCGGGCTTGCGGGCCGCCTGGTCCTCGACCAGGGACAGGAAGGAGGGGCCGAAGCCGAGACGGGGGTGGGCGGACAGGAGGGCGGCGCGGAAGGCGGGGTCGAAGTCGGGGACGCGCAGGCCCGAGACGTCCGCGCTGGTGCCCACCTGGAGGAGGTGGCTCTCGACGTCCTCGGCGGCGGTGACGTCGTCGCGCATGTGCAGCACGATCACCTCCTCCGCCCGCGCCCGGCGGGCCGCCTCCCAGCCCAGGCCGGCCGTGAAGACGCGCGCCACGTGGCCGCCGGCCTCCTCGAAGGGCAGGGTGTGGCTGTCGAACGGCGCGGTCAGGCCCAGGTCGTGGAGCAGGGCGCTGACGTAGAACAGCTCGGCGTCATGGGCGAGGCCGTGCTGCCGGGCGTACTCGGCGCCGAAGGCGTAGGAGCGGACGGAGTGGTTGAGGAGTGCGGCGTCCGCGTACTCCGAGGCGATCTCGAAGGCGCGGCGGGCCGCGTCCGAGTCAGGCTGGTGAAGGGTCCACGTCATGCACCGCACCTTAGAGGGGCGGGGTGAAGTCCACTTCCGACGGGCCCTGTTGCCCGGGCCACCACAGCCGGGCCGGGGCGGGCGGGTTCTCGGCGAGGACGGTGCCGCGCGAGACCACGTACCGGGGGCGGACCTGGCGGCGGACGGCCTCCTCGGGGGTGGGGGCCGGGAGGAGGACGAAGGAGGCGGGGGCGCCCTCGGCCACCCCGTACTCGTCCGGGCCCAGGCCCAGGACGCGTGCCGCGCGCTCCGTCACCATCGAGAAGGCGAGCGGGATCTCGTCGGCCCCGGTGAGCTGGGCGGCGTACAGGCCGACGAGGGCGGTCTGGAGCGGGTTGCCGGTGCCGAGCGCGTTCCAGGGGTCCATCACGTCGTCGTGGCCGAAGGCCACGTTGACCCCGGCCGCCAGCATTTCCTTCACCTGGGAGAGGCCGCGCCGCTTGGGATAGGCGTCGAAGCGGCCTTGGAGGTTGAGGTTGGCGAAGGGGTTGGAGACCAGGTTGATGCCCGAACGGGACAGGAGGCGCTGGAGTTTGTACGCGTAGGCGCCGTTGTAGGAGCCCATGGCCGTCGTGTGGGAGGCGGTGGCCCGCTCCCGCAGTCCCGTGCGCAGCGCGAGGGTGGCCAGCACCTCCACGAAGCGGGACTGTTCGTCGTCGATCTCGTCGCAGTGGGCGTCCAGCCGCAGCCCGTGCTCCTCGGCCAGCGCGAACGCGGTCCGCAGGGAGGCGATCCCGTCCTCGCGGGTGTCCTCGAAGTGCGGGATCGCGCCGACCACGTCCGCGCCGCGCGCCACGGCCTCGCGCAGCAGCGCCTCACCGTCGGGGAAGGAGACGATCCCTTCCTGGGGGAAGGCCGTGATCTGAAGGGTCATCACTTCCCGTACCCGGTCGCGGACCTCCAGCAGGGCGTCGAGGGCGGTCAGTGAGGGGTCGGTGACGTCGCAGTGCGTGCGGACGTGCAGGACGCCCTGGGCCGCCTGCCAGCGCAGCACCTCGGTGGCCCGCGTGATCACGTCCTCACGGGTCAGGGTCCGCTTGCGCTCGCTCCAGCAGGCGATGCCCTCCCAGAGGGTGCCGGAGGCGTTCGGGCGCGGCTGTCCGGCGGTCAGGGCGGTGTCCAGGTGGATGTGCGGCTCGACGAAGGGGGCGCTGAGCAGCCCGCCATGGGCCTCGATGAGCACGCCCGTCGCCGGCGGCTCCTTCTGGTCGTCGTACGGGAGGACGCGCGCGATGCGTCCGTCCTCGGCTACCTCCACGTCGTGAAGGCCCTCGTCGTGCAGCAGCCGGGCGCCCCGGACGATCATCCGCATGGCGTCAGGCTAGGGCGGCACGGTCGGTGTTTCACGTGAAACACGGACCGTGACCGGATACTGCGTCTGGTGTCGCGGCTCAGCCGCGCTTGGCCTGGGCCTTCTGGTGCATGCCCCGCGTCTTCGCCGAGAGGGACTGGGCATCCCTGCCCGCGGCCTTGGCACGCGCCTCGGCCGCCGTGTTCTTCGCCATCGCCCGCTCGGAGTCCTGATGGCTGTGGTGACCGGTATGCGCCTTCTTGGCCATGATCAACACCCTCTTGGGAAGCGTTCGTCGTACGCCCTCCACCATGCGCCCGTTCGGAGCAGACGGCATCCCGGCGGCCCGTCGGGCCAGAATGGAGGGCATGACCAGCAGCGACAGCGATCTGACCGCCGGTGTGACCCCCGGCGGGACCCGTGGCGAGACCCCCGCTTCCGACATGCCCGACTGGGAGAAGCGGTTCCGGGCCCCGCGCGTGGGGCTCCCCGAATGGGCCGAGGACGCCCCGGACCGCTCGCTCTTCGTCTCGAACGCCACCGGGACCTACGAGCTCTACGCCTGGGACCGCGCCACCGGCACGCAGCGCCAGGCCACCGACCGCCCCAACGGCACCACCGACGGCACCCTCTCCCCCGACGGGGAGTGGATCTGGTGGTTCTCCGACACCGACGGCGACGAGTTCGGCACCTGGGTCCGCCAGCCCTTCGCGGGCGGCCCCGACGAGCCCGCCACCCCCGGCCTGGAGCCCTCCTACCCCGCCGGGCTGGCCATCGGCCGCGACGGGACGGCGGTCGTCGGGCGGTCCACCGACGAGGAGGGCACCACGATCCACGTCGTCCGCCCCGACGGCAGCGCCCCGGCCGTGATCTACCGGCACCGCGAGTCGGCCGGCGTCGGCGACCTCTCCCGCGACGGGACCCTCGTCGCGATCGAGCACACCGAGCACGGCGACGCGATGCACTCGGCGCTGCGCGTGGTCACCCTGGACGGGGCCACCGTCGCGGAGCTGGACGACTCGCGCGGCGGCACCGAGGAACTGGGCCTGGAGGTGCTGGGCTTCGCCCCGGTCGAGGGGGACACCCGGCTGCTGGTCGGCCACCAGCGCCGCGGGCGCTGGGAACCGATGGTGTGGGACGTGGCCACCGGCGCCCAGGAGGACCTTGCGATCGAGCTCCCGGGCGATGTGAGCGCCGAGTGGTACCCGGACGGGAGGGCGCTGCTCATCGAGCACAGCTTCGAGGCGCGCGACGAGCTGTGGCGCTACGACCTGGCCGCGCGGGAGCTCGTACGGGTGGACACTCCCCCGGGGTCGCTGTCGGGGGCCACGGCGCGCCCGGACGGCACGGTCGAGTACCAGTGGTCCTCCGCGGCCGAACCGGCCTCCGTACGGTCCACCGCGGGCGCAGTGGTGCTGGACCCGCCCGGTTTCCGGCCGCCCGGCTCGGTGCCGGTGGAGGACGTGTGGGTGGAGGGCCCCGGCGGGCGGATCCACGCGCTGGCGCAGCGGCCGCAGGGGCACGGCGAGGGCCCCTTCCCGACGGTCTTCGAGATCCACGGCGGTCCGACCTGGCACGACTCCGACTCGTTCGCGGCCGCCCCGGCGGCCTGGCTGGACCACGGCTTCGCGGTGGTCCGGGTCAACTACCGGGGCTCGACCGGCTACGGCCGGGAGTGGACGGACGCCCTCAAGCACCGCGTCGGCCTGATCGAGCTGGAGGACATCTCGGCGGTCCGCGAGTGGGCCGTCTCCTCGGGTCTGGCGGACCCGGCGCGGCTGGTGCTGTCCGGCGGCTCCTGGGGCGGCTACCTGACCCTGCTGGGCATCGGGACGCGGCCCGACGACTGGGCGGTCGGGCTGGCCGCCGTACCGGTGGCGGACTACGTGACGGCGTACCACGACGAGATGGAGGCGCTGAAGTCCCTGGACCGCACCCTCTTCGGCGGCACTCCGGAGGAGGTGCCGGACCGCTTCGAGGCCTCCTCGCCGCTGACGTACGTGGACGCGGTGAAGGCGCCCGTGCACATCGCGGCGGGCGTGAACGACCCCCGCTGCCCGATCCGGCAGATCGACAACTACGTCGACCGGCTCGTGGCGCGCGGAGCGGTCCACGAGGTGTACCGCTACGACGCGGGGCACGGCTCGCTGGTGGTGGAGGAGCGGATCAAGCAGGTCCGGATGGAGCTGGAATTCGCCCTCAAGCACCTGCCTCAGGGCCCGCCGCGCTGACCCGGCACCGGGCTTCGGGTGCACCCCCCGTACCGTTGGTGGGGTGCACCGGTTTCTCCTGACCCCGCGCTGGTGGGGGATCAACGTCTTCGTCGCGCTCGCCATCCCGTTCTGCCTGTTCATGGGGACCTGGCAGCTCGGCCGGTTCGAGGACCGCGTGGGCAGCCACCGGGAGGCGAGCGCCGAGCGGCCCGCCGAGGAGGCGGCCGCGCCGCTGGACTCGCTCCTGCCGGTGGACACGAAGACCTCCGGGCGGCCGGCCTCCGCGTCCGGCGAGTACGGGCAGCAGCTGCTCGTCCCCGACCGGGACCTCGACGGCAAGCGCGGTTTCTACGTCCTGACCCTGCTGCGGACCGACTCCGGCAAGACCGTCCCGGTGGTCCGGGGCTGGATGCCGGGTACGGCGGACGCGGCAAAGGCTCCGGCCCCGCCGGCCGGGCGGGTCGAGGTGACGGGGGCCCTGCAGGCCTCGGAGAACGCCGGCACCAAGGGCGTGCACGCCCAGGGCGGGCTGCCGCCGGGCCAGCTCGGGGTGATCGGGTCGGCCACGCTGGTCAACCTGGTGCAGGACCCGCTGTACGACGCCTGGCTGACGGTGCAGACCCCGGCGGACGGGATGGTCCCCGTCCCGGCGCAGGCGCCCAGCAACACCGGGCTCGACCTGAAGGCCTTCCAGAACCTCGGTTACACCGGCGAGTGGTTCGTCTTCGTCGCCTTCGTGCTGTTCATGTGGTGGCGGCTCTACCGGCGCGAGCTGGAGACCCTGCGCGACGCCGAGGCGGGGCTGCTGCCCGCCGCAAGCCCGGCGGGCACGCCCGGCGCGCCCGGCACCGCCTCCGCCAAAGCGGACACGGACACCTACACGCACGACGCGGACAGCGACGCGGCCCCGGTGAAGGCGGCGTCCGCCGGAACGGCCTCCGCTACGACGTCGGCTGGGGAATGAGCCCCGTCCGGTAGACCGTGCCGCCGCAGGCCTGCGGGATGGTGGTCTGGGTGACCGGGGCGCCCGTGGCGGTGGCCGGGGCGTGCGAGACCGCCACTCCGGCCGTGTCCGGGTCGGCCGGCCGCTGCACTCCGCCGGCCGAGTCGCCGGCCCCGGCCGGGACGCCCGCGGCCCCGCCGGCCGCGGTGTCGGCCGGACCGCCGTCGGACTGGCCCGCCGGGCGCTGCGCCGTACCGTTCTGCCGCTCGGGCGTGGTCGTGGGGCCGGGGGTGCCGGCCGGGCAGGAATGGGCGGAGGGCACCCAGGCGAAGAGGACCTCGTACGCCTGCTTCGGCTGGAGCACCAGAGCCGGCGCCTCCTCGGCGGGGTCGGGCAGTCCGCTCGCCGGGTCCCCCGCCGTGTGGCCCGTGACCGTCACCCCGCGGGGCTGTGCGGGCGGCGGGCCTTGCGTCAGGGAGGCGGCCGTCACGGTGTCGGGGCCGGTGACCGTGCAGCCCCGGGGGGAGACGTTGGTGACCTTGAAGCTGCCGTAGACCTTGCCGTCGGACTCGGGGGCGCGGGCGCTGCCCGCCACTCCGAGCTGGTCGGCGGTGCATTCGGGGGCCGCGGCGGCCGCTCCGGCCGGGGGCTGCGGGCCGTTGCCGAGGGGGGCCGTGGGGAGGCCGTCGCCGGAGGGGCCCGCCGATACGCCGCCGGAGGGGGAACCGCCGGGCCGCGGGGAGGGCCGTCCGCCCGTGCCGCCCGGCGTCTGCCCCCGGTCGGCGGGCCTCGTCGGCTGCGGCCGCGTCCCGCCCTCGGGCCCGTCGTGGTGCGGGTCGCCCGGGAGGCCGCCCGGTGCCTCGCCGTGGCCCGCCATCGCCGAGTGCCCGGCGGCGGAGCCCTCGTCCTCCTCGCCCAGGTGCAGTGCGGCGGGGATCCCGGTGCCGGCCAGGAGCACGGCCACGGCCGCCCCGACGAGGGTCTGCCGTTTGCGGGCCCGGCGTGCGGGCACGGCGTGGCGCAGCCGCTCCAGTGCCCCTTCGGAGGGTTCCAGGCCCTGCACGGCCCCGGCGAACAGGCTGCGCAGCACCTGCTCGTCACCGGCGGTCGGGGTGGCGGGGCCCGGCGGGTTCTTGTGGTCGTCCCTCATGACTGCGCAGCCTCCATCGCCACCCTCAGCGCGGCAATGCCCCGCGATCCGTACGCCTTGACCGAGCCGAGCGATATGCCGAGCGTCTCGGCGACCTGGGCCTCCGTCATGTCCGCGAAGTAGCGCAGCACCAGCACCTCGCGCTGGCGGCGCTGGAGTCCGCGCATGGCCTTGATCAGGTCGTCGCGCTCGAGCTGGTCGTACGCCCCTTCTTCCGCGCTGGCCATGTCCGGCATCGGCTTCGACAGCAGCTTGAGGCCGAGGATGCGGCGGCGCAGTGCCGAGCGCGAGAGGTTCACGACGGTCTGGCGGAGGTAGGCCAGGGTCTTGTCGCGGTCGCGCACCCGGTTGCGGGCGGAGTGGACGCGGATGAAGGCCTCCTGGACGACGTCCTCGCAGGAGGCGGTGTCGTCGAGGAGGAGCGCGGCCAGGCCGAGGAGCGAACGGTAGTGGGCCTGGTAGGTCTCGGTGAGGTGGTCAACGGTGGTCCCGGCCACGACGGGCGGCGCATCGGCGGCGGCTCCCCCGGCGGCGATGGCGGTTCCGGCGACGGCGGTTCCGGCGACGGCGGCCATGTCGGCAGCCGCGGGGCCCGCGGCCGGCTCCGCGTGGTCACGGGGCGCGGGCACACGGACGCCCGGCGCCGCCCCGACGGGCGGCGCGGCGGGAACGCCCGCCGGCGGGACGGGCACGATCACAGGAATGCCGCCGTATGCGCCGGTGCGCCGGCGCGGGGGAACGATCCCCGGGCGTGCCGGTACGACGGCGAAGTCCAAGAGTGCCTCTGCCACGCCCGTTGGACACGCGTGCCCCCGCCAGGGTTGTACGCGCGAGGCAGAGTATTCAGCAATTTCCCCATTGCCTTCATGCGTACCCGCTCTTCCCGATTGCCCCATTCATCCAGGCGGCAGTCGGGCCATCACCTTGACCAAGGGATCACAACCGATCCTACAAAGCGGATTACGCGAATTCACCCGCGATCAGTTCCGAGATCTGAGCGGCATTCAGCGCGGCGCCTTTGCGTAGATTGTCCGCGCACACGAAGAACTCCAGGGACCGGGCGTCGTCCAGCGAGCCCCTGAGCCGGCCCACCCAGGCCGGATCCGTCCCGGCCGCGTCGGCCGGCGTCGGCCACTCCCCCGCCGCCGGATCGTCCACGAGGACCACCCCGGGGGCCGCTTCCAGGATCTCCCGGGCGTGCGCCGCGGCCACCTCCCGCTCGAAGCGGGCCCGCACGGTCAGGGAATGCCCGGTCACCACGGGAACCTGTACACAGGTCACGGAGACCGGAAGGGCCTCCAGGCCCAGGATCCGCCGGGTCTCCGCCCGTACGGCCAGCTCGTGCGAGGACCAGCCGTCCGCGCGCAGCTCGCCGGACCAGGGCACCACGTTCAGCGCGAGCGGGGCCGCGAACGGCCCGGTGTCCTCGCCGACCGCGCGCCGCACGTCCCCGGGCTGCTCCCCCAGCGGGCTCCCGGCGACCAGCGACAGCTGGCGGCGCAGCGCCTCCGCGCCGGCCCGGCCCGAACGGCTGGCGGCCTGGTACGAGGAGACGGCCAGCTCGGCCAGCCCGTACTCGGCGTGCAGCGCGCCCAGGGCGGCGATCATCGCGGCGGTCACGCAGTCCGGGCCCGCGACGATCCCGCGCGGGCGGCTGCGTACGGCGGGGGCGTTGACCTCGGGCACCACCAGGGGCACCTCGGGGTCCTCCCGGAAGGCGGCGGACTGGTCCACCACCACGGCCCCGCGCGCGGTGGCGACGGGAGCCCAGCGCGCCGACACCTCGGCCGGGGTCAGGAAGAGCACGACGTCGCCCTCGCCAAGGCCCTCGAAGGCGTCCTCGGTGAGGGCGAGCACCTCGGTCTCCTCGCCGCGGACGGCCAGCAGGCGGCCGGCCGAGCGTGGGGAGGCGATCAGGCGTATGGCGCCCCAGACGTCCGCCCGCTGGGACAGGATCTGGAGCAGGATCGATCCGACCGCC is part of the Streptomyces katrae genome and harbors:
- a CDS encoding SURF1 family protein, producing the protein MHRFLLTPRWWGINVFVALAIPFCLFMGTWQLGRFEDRVGSHREASAERPAEEAAAPLDSLLPVDTKTSGRPASASGEYGQQLLVPDRDLDGKRGFYVLTLLRTDSGKTVPVVRGWMPGTADAAKAPAPPAGRVEVTGALQASENAGTKGVHAQGGLPPGQLGVIGSATLVNLVQDPLYDAWLTVQTPADGMVPVPAQAPSNTGLDLKAFQNLGYTGEWFVFVAFVLFMWWRLYRRELETLRDAEAGLLPAASPAGTPGAPGTASAKADTDTYTHDADSDAAPVKAASAGTASATTSAGE
- a CDS encoding chloride channel protein; protein product: MTATQAGEAELLRGLLKTPPYRKTLALCALVGIPVSLVCFWFLAGLHELQHLVWESLPHGLGWDTAPWWWPLPLLLVAGVVVGWVAARLPGAGGHVPAAGLAVGGASTTALPGVVLAATASLPLGAVLGPEAPLIALGGGLALLLRDLARGPGTPQASVLMGVAGASAAISAIFGSPLIAAVLLIEVVGVGGPQLVAVMLPALLSSGLGALVFTGFGRWTGLKTGGLTVKIPEAAPRLDVADVGWGLLLAVAVAVVLRLTVGAGQGVAAFVTRQTVARTALCALGAGVCAAVYALVTDRSPAEVASSGQATMASLVGNPHAWGVGVLVAVLLCKTAAYALCLGSLRGGPIFPALFLGAAAGVLAAPLPGLGVVPAVAAGLAAAGVSVLGLPVSSAVMALLLTGSPSMTPVVILATVAALITAELLPVGRKRREPAHPAGQRA
- the codA gene encoding cytosine deaminase, translated to MRMIVRGARLLHDEGLHDVEVAEDGRIARVLPYDDQKEPPATGVLIEAHGGLLSAPFVEPHIHLDTALTAGQPRPNASGTLWEGIACWSERKRTLTREDVITRATEVLRWQAAQGVLHVRTHCDVTDPSLTALDALLEVRDRVREVMTLQITAFPQEGIVSFPDGEALLREAVARGADVVGAIPHFEDTREDGIASLRTAFALAEEHGLRLDAHCDEIDDEQSRFVEVLATLALRTGLRERATASHTTAMGSYNGAYAYKLQRLLSRSGINLVSNPFANLNLQGRFDAYPKRRGLSQVKEMLAAGVNVAFGHDDVMDPWNALGTGNPLQTALVGLYAAQLTGADEIPLAFSMVTERAARVLGLGPDEYGVAEGAPASFVLLPAPTPEEAVRRQVRPRYVVSRGTVLAENPPAPARLWWPGQQGPSEVDFTPPL
- a CDS encoding HD domain-containing protein yields the protein MTWTLHQPDSDAARRAFEIASEYADAALLNHSVRSYAFGAEYARQHGLAHDAELFYVSALLHDLGLTAPFDSHTLPFEEAGGHVARVFTAGLGWEAARRARAEEVIVLHMRDDVTAAEDVESHLLQVGTSADVSGLRVPDFDPAFRAALLSAHPRLGFGPSFLSLVEDQAARKPACAAAAYVAGGAAKRIAANPLDA
- a CDS encoding aspartate-semialdehyde dehydrogenase, with the translated sequence MSPHRSAPAPALAVVGATGAVGSILLQILSQRADVWGAIRLIASPRSAGRLLAVRGEETEVLALTEDAFEGLGEGDVVLFLTPAEVSARWAPVATARGAVVVDQSAAFREDPEVPLVVPEVNAPAVRSRPRGIVAGPDCVTAAMIAALGALHAEYGLAELAVSSYQAASRSGRAGAEALRRQLSLVAGSPLGEQPGDVRRAVGEDTGPFAAPLALNVVPWSGELRADGWSSHELAVRAETRRILGLEALPVSVTCVQVPVVTGHSLTVRARFEREVAAAHAREILEAAPGVVLVDDPAAGEWPTPADAAGTDPAWVGRLRGSLDDARSLEFFVCADNLRKGAALNAAQISELIAGEFA
- a CDS encoding SigE family RNA polymerase sigma factor, giving the protein MAEALLDFAVVPARPGIVPPRRRTGAYGGIPVIVPVPPAGVPAAPPVGAAPGVRVPAPRDHAEPAAGPAAADMAAVAGTAVAGTAIAAGGAAADAPPVVAGTTVDHLTETYQAHYRSLLGLAALLLDDTASCEDVVQEAFIRVHSARNRVRDRDKTLAYLRQTVVNLSRSALRRRILGLKLLSKPMPDMASAEEGAYDQLERDDLIKAMRGLQRRQREVLVLRYFADMTEAQVAETLGISLGSVKAYGSRGIAALRVAMEAAQS
- a CDS encoding prolyl oligopeptidase family serine peptidase, whose protein sequence is MEGMTSSDSDLTAGVTPGGTRGETPASDMPDWEKRFRAPRVGLPEWAEDAPDRSLFVSNATGTYELYAWDRATGTQRQATDRPNGTTDGTLSPDGEWIWWFSDTDGDEFGTWVRQPFAGGPDEPATPGLEPSYPAGLAIGRDGTAVVGRSTDEEGTTIHVVRPDGSAPAVIYRHRESAGVGDLSRDGTLVAIEHTEHGDAMHSALRVVTLDGATVAELDDSRGGTEELGLEVLGFAPVEGDTRLLVGHQRRGRWEPMVWDVATGAQEDLAIELPGDVSAEWYPDGRALLIEHSFEARDELWRYDLAARELVRVDTPPGSLSGATARPDGTVEYQWSSAAEPASVRSTAGAVVLDPPGFRPPGSVPVEDVWVEGPGGRIHALAQRPQGHGEGPFPTVFEIHGGPTWHDSDSFAAAPAAWLDHGFAVVRVNYRGSTGYGREWTDALKHRVGLIELEDISAVREWAVSSGLADPARLVLSGGSWGGYLTLLGIGTRPDDWAVGLAAVPVADYVTAYHDEMEALKSLDRTLFGGTPEEVPDRFEASSPLTYVDAVKAPVHIAAGVNDPRCPIRQIDNYVDRLVARGAVHEVYRYDAGHGSLVVEERIKQVRMELEFALKHLPQGPPR